CGCTACCTCCGCGACCGCCGCATCCACGCGATGCTTGTCCTTTGAAACCGTAACCAGGGTCAGTCCGCTGAGCTCGATATCGCGCGGGTCGCGTCCCGCCTCTTTGGCGAGGCCGTGCAGGCGCGCGATCCGCCGCTTGAGCTCGGGCTTGTCGAATCTCACAGCCGCGGCGGGATCGTTGATCAGGTCTTTGCCGTTGAAGATCGGCGGGATCAGATTCGCAATGTCGGCTTCGGCGGCCGCTATCTTGAGCAGCTTACTTCCCGATCCGCCGAGCATGATCGGCGGATACGGCTTCTGCAGCGGGCGCGGATTGTTGTAGGCCTTATCGATCGAGAAATGCGTTCCATGATAGGTCGGCTCGTCCTGCGTCCACATCGCCTTGATCAGCTTGATCGCGTCCGCAAGCTGGTCGAGGCGCTCGGAATTGGAGGGGTACGGATAATTGTGCGCGTCGTATTCCTCGCGCTCCCATCCGGCGCCGAGCCCGAGCACCATCCGCCCGTTGCTCACGTGGTCGAGGGTCGAGGCGATCTTGGCGAGCAGCGCCGGCGAGCGGAACCCGATCGCCGCCACCAGCGAGCCGACGCGAATTTTCGTAGTGACCGCGGCGATCGCGCTGAGCGTCGTGAAGCACTCGAGTTGCGGCTCGCGCGGCGGGCGGAAGGGCGAGAAGAAATGGTCGTTAAGCAGGATCGAGTAAAAGCCCTGGCCGTCGGCGCGCTTGGCCATTTTGAGCGCCTGGGCATAGTCGCCAGTGATCGAAAACAAGCCGAACTTAATGTCGCGCATTAGATTTTTATACTCCCTCGTTTCGAGTCAGAAAACTCTGGCGCGGGGCGGAACAATAGCCCGCGCCGCCGGGAACTGACAAGCGAACTCCTCGGCCAAGACGGTCAAAATCCCTCGGTTGCTTCGTTTTTGCCGCGCGGATACTGTCGGCAGACAATGGCGTCGATCGATTGGCAGGTCGCAGCCGCAATCGCAACCGTCGTCTCGACGCTCGCCTTCATCGCGAGCGCCGTCGTGGTGGTGCTGCAACTGCGCCAGGCGGCGCGCGAGCGCTACTTTTCGATCACCGCGCATCTGTTCGAGATCTGGCAAAGCTCCGACTTCCAGCACGATCAGCTTTTCCTGCTGCATATGCTGACGTGCGCAACCTGGGACGAGTTCTGCCGGATGGGCCGTGGAGAACGCGCCGATGTCGCGATTCATCGCGTGGGCGGCTACTACGACCGGGTCGGCAACCTGGTGCGCCACAACCTGATCGACAAGCAGGATATCCTGCCCACGATCGGCGGCTATGCGGTCGCCGTATGGCATCGTATCGAGCCGCTGGTGAAGGAGTTGCGGCTGCGCGAGAACGCGCTGCTGTTCGAGAACTACGAAGCGCTGCTGCCCGAATGTCACGAGTGTTACGCGCCCGGGATAGCGCATCCCGTAAAGATGGCCGACGCGCCGGCCCTAAAGGATCCGATTCCCGGCCACCCCATTCCCGGCCAGCCGGTAAAGCTCTGCACGGTTGAACCTGCGCCCGTTTTCGACGCCCGTGCCAAGCAGCCGGTCGCCGCGCCGATTCGGGCGGCGACCGCGATGAACGGAGCAGCGCAAAGGAGCGTGACGGCGATGGCTTTTGGAAACTCCAGGCGCAATAGCCAGGCACAACATCCCTCGGAGCTGGTGCTGCCCGACAGCGACGGGATCGCTCACGCGCTAACCGAATTCACCGCGTCGGGACCGGCGGTGCTGGTCTATGCGCGCGGCGCGTGGTGCCCGTACTGCCTGCGCCAGTTAGCGGACTACGCGGAGCATTATCCGGAATTCAAGCGCTCGGGAGTCGAGGTAATCGCGCTGTCACCCGAGACGCCGCGCAAGGCGCGCCGGATGCGCACCGGGCTCAAGCTTCCATTCGCCGTGCTCTCCGACACGGACTTCAACGCCGCGCGCGTCTTCGGCCTGATGGATCACGAGAAGCCGGGGATGCCCACGCCGGCGACGCTGGTCCTCGATAGTGCAGGCACCGTGCAGCTATCGACGCTGAACCAGTGGGCCAAGAGCGTTTTTGCGGGCGACGTTCTCGAATATGTCCGCAGCGTGAAACAGGCCGATAACGCCGCGGCCGCTGCGATACCCCCGCCGCAAGTGACAGTGCCCAAGCCCGGGATGCTCTTTGCGCGAGCGTTCGCGAATATGGCCGCCGGGCTGTTCAGCCGCTAGCAGAAGTTCGCGGGGCTCGCTCGCTGCGGCGGCCGCTGCGATGCGGCTCTTTCGATCGCTTAGTTTCCGGGCTGGTCGTCGTCGCCCGTGCCGTGGACCTCGGTCCACTCGTCGCCCGACTGCCCGCTGTCCTTTTCGGCAGCCCTGGCGTCCTCGGGTGAGGAGCCGTCCTCCCCGATCACGGTCGTGGTCGAACCGGATGAATCGTGCTGGGCCGTTGGAAGCGCGGGAAGGTTGGCATGCGGGGCTTGGGACGCCGCGCCCGCAGCCTCGCCAGTTACCGCGCCGTATTCACCCATCGCCTGCGCCCGCGCGATCGGTGAGAGCGCCAGCGCCGCAGCCACAAATGCTACGGTCGCGATTCCCGCCTTGAATATAGAATCTCGCCTGATGCTGCCCATGAATTTCCCCCCTCGCCCTGATTGCGTTCACCACGCTCCAGGACGGCGATTTTTAGCTGCCTCAATATTACGCTGCACGTCTGGACGTGCATAGCCCCATCTGGACGTGTTTTGACTCGTCAGGTTGACCCTGGAAGCCCCGCATCGACAGCATGTGGCGGAGAAAATAGTCGCGGATTATTCGCCAGCGAGATTCAGCGCGGTGCCGTGGGCGCCTAGGGCGTCGAGCGTCAGGCCTGAAAATGCCGGCTCGGCGGCGGCCATCCGGGCGAAAATTTCGCTCGCCGACGATGGTATCGCGAGCATCGCCGCGGTCTTTTGCGCCGCTCCATCTTCGAGATGCGACGCCAGCGCGGCAATAACCTCGATCGCCGAGCGCGCCTCGCCCGGCGGATCGAAGGCCGCGTTAAGGCGCTGCACCCTGCCCTTGAAGTTGGTGAAGCTGCCGTCGATTTCCGGATACGCCGCAATC
This window of the Candidatus Binataceae bacterium genome carries:
- a CDS encoding LLM class flavin-dependent oxidoreductase; protein product: MRDIKFGLFSITGDYAQALKMAKRADGQGFYSILLNDHFFSPFRPPREPQLECFTTLSAIAAVTTKIRVGSLVAAIGFRSPALLAKIASTLDHVSNGRMVLGLGAGWEREEYDAHNYPYPSNSERLDQLADAIKLIKAMWTQDEPTYHGTHFSIDKAYNNPRPLQKPYPPIMLGGSGSKLLKIAAAEADIANLIPPIFNGKDLINDPAAAVRFDKPELKRRIARLHGLAKEAGRDPRDIELSGLTLVTVSKDKHRVDAAVAEVA
- a CDS encoding peroxiredoxin family protein → MASIDWQVAAAIATVVSTLAFIASAVVVVLQLRQAARERYFSITAHLFEIWQSSDFQHDQLFLLHMLTCATWDEFCRMGRGERADVAIHRVGGYYDRVGNLVRHNLIDKQDILPTIGGYAVAVWHRIEPLVKELRLRENALLFENYEALLPECHECYAPGIAHPVKMADAPALKDPIPGHPIPGQPVKLCTVEPAPVFDARAKQPVAAPIRAATAMNGAAQRSVTAMAFGNSRRNSQAQHPSELVLPDSDGIAHALTEFTASGPAVLVYARGAWCPYCLRQLADYAEHYPEFKRSGVEVIALSPETPRKARRMRTGLKLPFAVLSDTDFNAARVFGLMDHEKPGMPTPATLVLDSAGTVQLSTLNQWAKSVFAGDVLEYVRSVKQADNAAAAAIPPPQVTVPKPGMLFARAFANMAAGLFSR